The Melitaea cinxia chromosome Z, ilMelCinx1.1, whole genome shotgun sequence genomic interval ATTTTCTGCCGCGAACTCATGagggttttgcccatagtcacaatgcttggtaggcgggttggtgactacaGAACTGGCTTTGTCGCCCCGATGACGCTACTGCCCATCTTCGGTTTGTGTTTTTAAAAAGCCAGCTGtaagatggttatcccgccatcggtcgacttcaGTAGTaagtcccttagtcgcctcttacgaaaacGGTAAACGGGAACGAGGACTCTCCACGGGAAAATAGGGGTAAGCTAAATTCTAGACTGCTGTAGTCACTcagcaaattaaattaaatttaaaacgttaAACCTTTtagtgacgccgcgttggcgcaacggtcacagccgtGGATTGtccctgttgcgctggcggttgcgagttcgatccccgcacatgacaaacatttgtattggccatacaggtgtttgccgtggtctgagtgtttgtgcagtccttgtgggtctccccaccgtgcctcggaaagcacgttaagccgtcggtcccggttgttatcatgtacacttgatagcgatcgttactcatagtagggaatatatccgccaacccgcattggagcagcgtggtggattaagctctgatccttctcctacatggggaaataggcctatgcccagtagtaggtattataggctgaagcgaaacccttttgtcattttttttttcagacattcaacttctttacaatttttattttatacgtactcaacttaagtggctcccaattcacctacgccgtgatatgcacatcctttctttTCTCTAAAACATACTCCATAATCAAAATTTTCCCTCTTACCTTCGGACCCGTTTCCATCTTCTTCCTACCCAAACACGTTCTAGGAGGTCTTACATCACATCGATGCTTGAAGTTCCCAGACATAACACCAACTTCCTGCCACCACCTTCACTATACGCGCTAACGCTTTGTAATCGTTTACCAAAAGTGATCCAAGAAagcacttcaatttatgctTTAAAAAGATAAGAAATCATTTTTTCTCCGAATTCAGGAGCCTCTCATAATGGATATACTctcaatgtatgtatttatttatgtacgtatgtattttatgtatgtacatgttcaTGTAAGTATGTACGAAGTCaagtatacatgtattttatattattaatattaatgatttataataattattattaatcacttaCACTTCTGTGCCCTGCGATAACAGCAATCTCATCGCCATGGGTAGACtgtagttattgttcagttcgcagagctataaaataaataaatatctaaaataaaagtagcctaaattactccttattacatcagctatgtgAAGTGTCAGTGGAagtcacgtcaaaatcggtccagccgtttcagagattagctgaaacaaacagacagacagacagatagacaaaaattgtaaaaaatgtcattttgataTACATACATGTACCGTGTAACACATACAtccgcatttagtaaaaagcggttattttaatattacaaacagacactccaatttaatttatttgtataaatagattaactattgacagaacgaagtctgtccgggcagctagtttgtaaataaaaatgattttcacAGCattgcatattaaaaaaatatcgaaattaatCATTTTGTAATTTACACGGAATCGTTACAAAGATGAAACAAACAGAATGTAGGCAACAGAATTACTTCGAGCAATTAGTTACTCCATTAATtagttcttttgtaattaaagtaGAAACAGAATTGAGAAAGTTAAGAGCTTGCTTATAAGCCAAAAACTTAAGTCTAGGATAATAACGTGGAGTCGGTAATTTTCTTCCGAGATGTTTTCTACCTTAAATGCGTCTTGTTAAAGTTGAAACAACAAATCTTTTTCTTTAcgaaaaacttaaataaaagattttttacttttagataACGACCCATattcgatttaaaaattatacagagTTCGAGAATAGCCTATGGGTTTTTGTACTGTACCTCTCTGTAAATCATTTTCCGTAAACCAATTATAATAGGCTCTACATTAATTATGTCGCCAGAGAGTCATTGGAGTTTTGAGAGTTTGTTGTACAATGTTTGGGAAAtcaacttatatattatatcgaaataataatttattaaggttTTTTATGAGAGTTTAATtctgaaaaataataacagcaTTTCCTTTTTATCCACCTTGGCGTATTTATGTGGATGAGGTATCTACTAGGATAAGTTTAAATGTTTCTTCAACCTATATTTAAAGATTCAGTTTCACTTTCACCTCGTTTCTCTTACATAatgaaaattgataaatatttaaattgacataTTTTACTTACAAATACTACTTACACATTACACGTACCTAATTAAAGTTTATGATGAAACATTGGATTTGAATAAATTTGACAAACTTTACcttgttatttgttttatcttTACCACTCCAAATTCATTTCCTTAATTATATCCTTAGCCTTTTTAacgttttgttatttaaatgttaaaaaagtcTTGTTAACGTCTTCATACATAGTTTTAGAACAATTTTGTTGCTTTGCTCCGGCGGTGTTaactttttatcattttttttaatttaattttcattaaaaaattttgatttttttgtagttATGCGGTattagtaagtattatttacGCGGTATTGCAGTATTAgtgacattataaaaaaattaaagctttcgtctcgttaaaaataaatatttaaagcatAGATGaaggtataatataataaaaattgacattttttttttaatattctacatataaaatttgaatataatttcattttaaaactagctgtagccgtgacttcgtccgcgtggaatgtaacaaaaaagttattgctcagttggcagagttataaaataataaaaaaaaaattaaaaataaaagtagcttaagttactctttaGTACATcatctatctgccagtgaaagtcccgtcaaaatcgggccagtcgtttcagaaattagccggaacatacagacagacagataaaaattgtataacgtgttattttggtatatgtaccacgtatacatacatccatatgcatttagcaaaaagccgttattttaatacttattccAAACcgaaactccaattttatttatttttaaagatttttttttgtaaaagtaaagctacctaACCTATTCTGAATTTAAATTCTGCAGAgtagaatcggcaagaaacttcgcatttagatactcttttgaaaataatatataaactgtgttttagcacaaaaatataacttaaaactatatttcctatctatataaataaaaatgaatgttgctaagcgcataacccgagaatggctcgatcaattcggctaatttatttttttgtgttccttAAGCCCCACgggaagttttaaaattaaaaaaaaagtgctgAAGATATACAcgcgtctcctttctgggttatgaatcttacaaacaattttggaattatctcagcataaatttaaagtttttattaaaaagagattaatagataaagcgtattattctgTGCagaattacatagttgataaagatgtgtggacttagggCGCGTTCCCACTTTGTCGTGACGACagataaacgcttcacactcgagATAATCGTGTAGTTTTAAGTGTCATAGCTTATATGTTTAAATGGAGGTGTTCACATGTTGTTCTACAACACGATTTACTGTCGTCTACAACATTTATTGCAGCGACGACATATTGTCATGACAGTGGGTACAGCTAGCACGACAGTCgtaaaacgataaaaaataattacgacTAAACCGTGACGGCAAATCTATCGTAACCACGATAAAAATATCGTCTCGTCGTTTTTGCTTCATCTTCCTTCTTTTCAAAAAGTAatccattatttaaatttcgtctaCGTCCATTGGAGTCAGAAGAATAAACGCACTACTGATCTCAAAGAGAACGTAGATGCGACTGTAGATTTGTAGCTTGCTAATGATGTGTAAACGACAATGCGACTGCCGTGAAACGATAAAATGTCGTCGCGATCCAATGGGAACAGCTATATACGATAGTCGCAAAacggtaaaaaaaaagttgacgaCAAAGAATCGTTATATTGGGAACAGCTAGAGACGACAGTCGTCCAATGATAAATTAATCGTTACGACATAGTGGGAACGCGCccttagtggcgctgtatttcttgcaagatattactaattttgtgctAAAACACAATTCATATATTATcatcaaaagagtaactgcggagtttcttgccgattgttctttgcagaatttacattccaaatcggtggtagctttacttttacaaaaataatctttacaaataaataaaatttgagtttttgtttgtaatattaaaaactgctttttactaaatgtatatggatgtatatgaTACacgtatatgtacatataccaaaataacattttttactatatttgtctgtctgtctgtttgttccggctaatctctgaaacggctggactaattttgatgggattttcactggcagataactggtATAGTAAGGATACTCCTTactcctaaaataaaagtagccaagttactacttaggctacttttattttagaaatttatttattttatgattcttcgaactgaacaataacgtttttgttaaagtttttgttcgcaggtacagctagtaaacaccataaaattttaatttgtaaaatgctATTTGAAGGTActtttggagcctatttgaataaagttatttttgagtttgattgatttgtaaaaaTTGGAAGGTATTATGTAAAATTGTAGTctgtattgatattttataacttattttcaATATTGTAAGCGTACTATGTCGAATGCCGGTGTGTGGATAAATCAACAATGATTTTTGTCACACCGTTaaatgctaatgtttttagttaagattcttttgtattttaaataggtaaataaataattgtgtttgctcgcaaacgaaaaaaaaccgacttcaattacatcgacgagttatacaacgtagatcgacgaaaaaatagtcaagtaactacgcgttatcaaagattactcaaaaagtagttatcagatctcgataaaatttatatgtgactacatgataaacatcagttttcaattaaatcaaaaattatcaaaatcggtatacccagtaaaaagttattgcggattttcgagagtttccctcgatttctctgggatcccatcatcagatcctggtttccttatcatggtaccaaactagggatatcctctttctaataaaaaaagaattatcaaaattggtaaatacacggtataatacaacgtagatcgacgaaaaaagcgtcaagtaaaaacgcattataagatataactcgaaaagtagttgttagatctcaaataaatttaaatgggaccaattgacacacaccacctttcgattaaaacaaaatttgtcgaaattggcccacccggtcaaaagttctgatgtaacatacataaaaaaaacagtcgaattgagaacctcctccttttttggaagtcggttaaaaatatataaatactcaacacaatttttttttaatgaaataatcaacatcaaaattacttaaaacaacCGTAAATAGTTTTCgacaaattgttattaaataccactttatttattactattaatgtaactagtctggccataaatactgttacataaaattttagatttagaCTTCAAATTATAGTCAGTTTTAGAGGACATGGCCTGCTCTAAACGACACGGTGACATTGAGTCTCCTAAAAAATCGTTGCAGCAAGCAGTGGCGAAATTTCCCTTGGAAACAGTGTGTAAATCCATAGATTCGTGGCTAAACAGATAAAAGGCCTGTATAAAAGCTAAAGGTGGCCATTtcgaatagaatatatttttattttttgctgagacgttaatttatatgtaggtataaattttgataatattacattacttcatttgaaatttttcaaaaaaaatgcattttcatttgtaacaggACTTATGACTGGACATATAACATATAAACATTGATGAGATTGtgtctatgatttttttttcaacactcAACTTAACGCACTCTGTTGGTGCTGAAACTAATTCACGTTCCGATTAAACATTACCACAGTTCGAcacaaagagtaaaataacttgcgtTCGACATTGAGCGCCACTGAGTCGCATTTATGCTCTGTAATTAGAAAACtaccatatatttatttatggaggGTAGAGGGaagaagaataatatttatatagcagAAAGTGTCCGTCAAAATGCAATAAATTAAGGTGTCGCCATATTAGCATTAGGGTAAATCTTAAACTTCACGTTCTCTGTGATATATATGTTTAATCCATAGATAATACACTTGTTTAATCTATGCTACAGCGCAAATACCAAATAGTATCTGAATACCTATTTGTACAACGGTTGTAGAAGTAGGTATACAAAAAAGCAATCCGATTGACCTTGCAAAGTGAAGGGAATCGAGTTCATTTACATATTATGATacagtgaaaaaaataatttgtaactgctatattattgttattaattacgtTTGTGTTAAGGTTTTcgaataatagtttttattcgcTTACTGTTAGTTGTCACATGTTTAAACAACAACAGATTTATCAAAGATAAGTGCCAAGTGGCGGGATAATTGAGAACTCACCACAAACCCATgccaatatttatttagaacgaTTCCTTTCCCAGTTTCACACAGCTATAACGTTGTAAAGCTGTTTACTATCCTGACATTTAATATTACgatttaaataatcaaaattatggATTCTCAAATTGTTCAAGTTATAGCGAATGTGATAAGTACGTTAACAGTTTTATCATGCTTATTCCTAAAAGTACCTCAAATAATGCacatgaagaagaagaaatctGCATCAGGGATTTATTTACAAGCAATGCTTATGGAGATTACTGGGTTTGCATTTAAGTTTTTTGCATACTAAAGGTtaagtaaaaaatgaaaatgagctgacaatttttttgttgttagaCACTCCAGCATCAATTACTAACATTACCTACAATGTGATATTAAGATtacataatgttaaaaataaaaatgtctactatcaattattttgttactatttcCTAATGTTGTCTTAATGCTATTTTAACAACACTTCTCTATTTGCAGGTTCACAATAGTGACACTTTATAACTACACAAATCAGTACAGTGTTATGACATATTTAGAATATCCCATTATACTGCTTCAAATATATGTTATGCTGTATTATGTGCTGAAGTTTAGAAGACTTTTGTCAGCACCAATTGTACCCTTGGgaacaattatttatgtttgcACAATATTTGGCTTCGCGATGGAGATACTCCCAAAAGACATACTTTCATATCTACTggtaagtataattttatttttctgcaCGATATCATCCAATAAGCCTTCCGACTATGAGCAAATGTGTCAGTTGtaggttttattaatttaaagactATTTTTCTCTGGAAAAGCTATATTGGTTTGTAGGGTCTGAACAAAGATTTCTCCAGGTCTAATATGCTTTTTTCTTTAAAGAGCTTAAACTGTGGAAGAGTGAGCTGAACTGCTAGCTGATTGCGATGATGTCTTAGCTGCAACTTATATTTGGAGCTAAAGGATTATATAACCTCTTTCACTGTTTTAATACCAAGACGTTGATGGACCTCATTGTTCTTTATAAATCATGGAGGGATGTCTAGTTGCTTTAATATTGTATCTTCAGCTtgttctattatatttatattgtagtcACAAGCTGAGCCCCAGAATTCCAACCCATAGGTCAAAATGGGTTTGAGTACCACCTTATATATAAGGAGCTTGTTATCTATAGAGAGCATTGAATTTCGAGTGAGTATCCAGAACAGACCTTGATATTTTAGGTTCAGTCCCCTCATTTTTGCTCTGATGTATTGATTTCAAGTCAGCTTTCGATCCAGGTGCATGTCCAAGTATCTTATGCATTTTGTGTGGGGTAATTCAGCATCGTCTTTTGTCCTTCCATCTCTAGGTTTCTTGAAGGCTTTTCTGTAGAGTTTCAGAAGACTTAACAGGATCTTTGTGAGATGCATATAGTGGAGTGTCATCAGCAAAAATTACCATTGTTACTACAGATCCTtgaggtatgtatatatatagtattatatgtgtatatatatgtattatgtgtagtatatttacttatttttatatcatataacaagtaaactccatgccaattctttatcaattATTCGTACACTTCCCTAtcgcttctcattttatatgccCTGTCTTATACCCAAagtttgtctggaagaaatccttcttagcgataagaccgtctttgtacatctttcttcgtatgtatccctttttgtaacgtttctttgtagtgtacaataaagagtatttattattattatgtcaacTGTTAACAATGTGTAGAGGACTGAACTCAAAACAAAGCCTTGGAGCACTTCAGTTTGGATTTTATGAGGTTTATTCGCTTTCCCTTACTTGAAAAATGTATCCAGCTAAATAGGTTTTTATTGTCCTAAAGTAGGTGACCGGTAAAAGTGTTTCATCTTTATAAAATAACCCTTTGTGCCAGACTTTATATTATGCTTGTTTATGTCAAAGAACACTGacagctagtattttttattctagGCTTCTGCTGATGATTTGACACACTCGGTGAACTTAGCCTATTGTCGCATGTTCTCTCTTAGAGCCAAACTGATGGTTCGGTGGAATCTTTCTTTCAGATATTACCCCAAGTAGTCTTTTCAGCAaaatctcaaagaaatttgaCAATAATGGTAGCAAACTTATAGATCTAATGGTAGAAACATCATGATTGGGTTTTCCTAGTTTTTTGATGATTAATATTTGAGAAACTTTCCATAATAGGGGAAAACAAATGGTGAAATACATTATGCCTTTTTTAGGAAGCTTTTTAATtcgtaattttagtatttttttatccaGTCAGATCAGATCCTGGAGCTTTTTATCTTTAAAGAGTCCTGATTGTTCTCTGAATCTCTTGGGCTGTGACACATTGGAGGAAGATCTAGCTGAAAGTCCTGGTTTAATATGTCATCTTTATCGGACTTGTTCGCATTAGGTGAAGCGTCATTTGgtgtaaatatttttgcaaGGTGATTGGCAAATAAATCAGTTTTTTCCTGTTGGGTTCTGGCTCAAGAATTATAATCTGAAATTCTTATAAGGGGTTTGTGAATTACAGGCtgagaggtttttttttaattcttaacaataagtaatacaacACTAGAGGTTAAGAGTCAATGCGGAATTGATTTGTTGCTTCATCTGCTTCTATTAGCAGGTCTTTTAGCACACGTTTTGCTCtattgaatgtaatagtattGTCTgttgtatcgcttcagcctgtaatatcccactgttgggcataggcttctttcccaatgtaggagaaggaggaTCGTCTGCTGTATGTTAGTGAAATATACAGtcaatattaatgttataaaagtTAGAATTATACTGCTTTATCTATGAATATTTAATTCTCAAGTTGTGCATTGtaattatgaataattatagtaaaatttttgaagtaacgttgtatatttttctaatttaatgctattaatattatagtttaaatGCTCTAGTAcgaatcaaaattttaaaaaagtcttTCATGTATGTTTTCAGCCTTTTTGTACTCCATTGAGTGGTACTGCcaaggtaacatacatttacgGAATAGTCAAAGCAGCCAATGCAGATGCAGTGTCATTGACTACATGGATTATTTCTGTAGTGACCAACATGTgtaagtataataatacaaaaagcaTAAGTTCATTACAATAGAAATACTAATTAAAGTTCTATAATTTGAAGAAATGTTAGAAATCAAACGCTAGTTACTTTTTCCATATAGTCCTAATACatggttgaaaaataaaattgaatattattgcTCAAAACGATGCTAAtaaagatttcaataaatttttaaaaaactcaaatttaatttaaaattgagcctcaaaaaatttataaaatattattattattattatagtacgagtataataaaaatgtacagaTTAGGTGGCTATAGCATTATCTCACAAACAACTTtaggattattattatttatgagaccattcaaatttaacaattaattaacttatatttatatcttatttcTTTTCAGCACGTCTCTTCACTGTGTATGTTGACTCAGCAGATatgaaattaatgtttaatttcttTGTATCTACAATGTTAAGTGCAGGAGTCTTAACCACAGCAATGTACTATCAAATGTACGGAGGGAAAAATAAAGGTCAAAGGCAACGAAGAAGTGCATCTGCTGACAAACATCACACAGACTAAGTTTATAGTAAACTATATGTCTAGCTGAAACATGAAAAGCAATAATAGGTGCCCTTACTGCATGATTTGAATCCAATCTCGTTTACTTTTTAGTTTCAATTTTGTATTGACCAATATGCCATATAAAGTATAAGTCTTACATGAGAAAAGAACATGAGATATTAATTAATAGGCTATATAATTAGGCAATATAATCCTACTTGATCACATGAATTTATTTGCCATATTGTTTCTTGTCTTAGCAGTCTAGTCAAACGTCAAATTTAAAGAAATGATTAATGCTAAACAATGAGCCTGTTTGGGTGAAGCACTATTTTCGCACAATACTTATAATCAATGCCACAAGATGTGATAATTAGTAGTAATACTACATGTAATATAATAACACTGGCCAAAAAACATAGTTAGGCCTATGTTCTTTAGGGTGCTGAAATCatatttgattagttttttGTAATCCACAATTCTCTTACAATATGTGTGGCATCAACTTATGTTGTACTGCAaaatgaaagttaaaaaaaaaaaaatgtttgttgtatATTGgcttataacatttatttttattaaatgataaaattagtGATATTGGTGGGTGATTTGACGATTTACATAATGTTTTTTTAGtgaaaaaaattagtttataaatatattgttctgTTCAGCATGGATAATTAGAGAGccattattttagtttttttatagttGACCTGTgttatttgttttgatatacacatataattggattttatattatataccattATATGCTGACTAGTGTACGTACAAAGTATGgtaagaaaacaatattgtttgagGGAGTGTAGCTATATAATAATCTACCAAATCATCTTCGAGATTCGgatagaattaatatttttaaatcaaaattaaaagaacacGTATGtacaatgtaattgtaaatatttcgatTAGGCGTTCCATAGGTAAAATTGTTACATCCTATAGTATATTGATTGTATCTCATTAAAAGTGAACGTTAtgtttttatgagaaataaattctttaaacctagttatatattaaagttGCTTACTTTTGGAACAGAAGACCATGTGTGTAttgtttagatatttattattattattattattttgtcaatttaaaAACTCAGTAGTAATAATAGTACAATTTAAATCTGCCTCCTGTGACTAGTCATACAAGTCGAAAATCGACATTTTACAGGACAGCCAAAACAAGGTTTCAATAAATTCTTGCTCGTGAATTAATTGGACTATGTTCAATTGAAATGCCTTTTTTAGACATTCTAAAACTCTCTCTTTCaatataggtacattttttttttgtaaatattttactttaaaggTAGTTTATTGAGTTGTACCTCTTTTTACCATTACTAAGTGCTTTAACTATGTGATAAATTATA includes:
- the LOC123668630 gene encoding solute carrier family 66 member 3 encodes the protein MDSQIVQVIANVISTLTVLSCLFLKVPQIMHMKKKKSASGIYLQAMLMEITGFTIVTLYNYTNQYSVMTYLEYPIILLQIYVMLYYVLKFRRLLSAPIVPLGTIIYVCTIFGFAMEILPKDILSYLLPFCTPLSGTAKVTYIYGIVKAANADAVSLTTWIISVVTNMSRLFTVYVDSADMKLMFNFFVSTMLSAGVLTTAMYYQMYGGKNKGQRQRRSASADKHHTD